TTGATTTAAAATTAAGatgttaaaagagaaaaaaataccaAGATCCATCCCTATAGTGCTATGCAGTTGTAGAACAACCTACCTTCTCTATTGTCTGCAGAACAGTCACATCAGCAACATCTTCAATAGTTGGTTTCACATTCTCTGTGCCATAAACAAGGCAATCAAACAAGGTCTTGGAAAAGAAGCTAGGAGATGGCCCTCCATGAACCAGAGAAACTGCTATCATTTTTCCAGCTTCATAGTATAAATTATCTTTAAGAGCTGAAAGTACAAAGTATGTAAAATAACTATTGTGCTTACTAAATGCAGCTGGGATGAGCCCCAATCAATCTAACCAACTGCACACCTACTTCAATATTCTGTTTCCCATCCAATAAAATGCCCCTGGAAGCCCAGAAAAAGTGCACAGAGGCCACAGCTCTCTTCCCCCATTTGTTGCCAGCACTTAGTGCTCAGAGGCACCATTCATCTGAACAAGTGCCCATCTTCCATAAATTTATCTAAATCTATGTAAGCCAACTGTACTTATGGGATACAAAAGAAATGGGCTGGACATTTATGCTTAACCACCAGGACTTGTCTGTTTCCCTTCCCCACTGCATACCCAACCCCTGTGGTCACAAAAAGCTGCCCTGGAGTTTTAGTCAGAAAGGAAACTGAGCCATCAACTCTACTTCAAGAAACAACTGGGGCAAATActcaggggtttttgttttgttttttttgtatgcCAGCAAATATGCTCACCAGAGCTTAACAAAGGCAATTTTCATTACCCCAAAGAACCATGACTTAAAACTGTATTTAATAGTTCTCCTGTTCCTTGACACATAGTAAAACACTAGAAGGTGTCTCCTCTCCTTGTATTggtttttgttacctggacagagTCAATAAAAACTCAAAAAGACAATTACCAGCACCCCTCTAATTGGAGTTGCTCCATCCACCAATACTAGTTTTGCTATTTCTGAGCAGCCTAAACAGCAAAGAGAGTAAGGAGACTCCTATATAACTAAGTGGATATTCCTATTAATATTAATTGGAGTATTCGTATTACTGAACTTGCAGtacacagccagtgtggtgtagttgatAGTGTTTTTGAATTTAGATTGTGGTAAGATCTAGGTTCAAATTTCTGCTCAACCCATGCAGTTTGTTAGGTAGGAAGACACTTGCTTAAGATCACCTAATTCACCTCACAGGCTTGCTGCACACCACATCAAGAGTGCTCAGAATCCAATGGAGAAGGGAGAAAAaagcatacagtcgtaccttggatttcaaaagccttggctcccgaacaaatcagctcctaaaCGtggaacctggaagtgagtgttctggtttttgaatgttcttttggaagccgaatgtccaatggagcttctgcggcttccgattggctgcaggaccttcctgcagccaatcagaagtcgcacTTTGGCTTCtggacgttttggaagttgaacaaacttctggaacggattccgttcaacctCCAAGCTACGACTGTACCCACTTTCCTCCAAAAACATTTCAAATGTTTATAATTTAGGCTTACCTTGAGAATCAAAAGACAATATTTTTGAGGAATCGCCTTCAAAGAGCGAGGAGTTCTGAAGGTGACGAATCAGTAATAGAAAAAAATCTCCCTTTGATGAATCCATATGTGTTTTTGTCCTGCAGTTTATGTACTTTACTTCAATAGTATTGGCAGGATTGAAGCTCCGCTTCTGAAATCCCTTTAAGGCGCTATCCCAGATGTTTCGTCTATTGATATTCAGTCTTGTTCGTTTGGTATTAATTTGTGATCTTAATTCCCTCAGAATATTGGAAACTTTTCTTTGCTGCACTACAAGTTGCctgcataaaataaaatgactGTTTTATTAGCTCAGCATCTACTTAGGTATGTACAGCAATATTTCTGGATCTCTACAACCATGCAACCTCAAGTTgcccaattttttaaagaataaattaCTAATGGCATCCTAATAATTAGCTAACTGAAACTGCTAAAAGCATgataatctctctctttttaaagaattaGCATACTTACTACTCAAAACATTTCAATAGCATTTAAATAAGGAAGCACAAAGTTTCTTGTTGAGAACTGAGTCAGGCAAAATgctgataaacagctgtgcaTCATCTCTTTAAATACTATGTTCCCCACTCAGTTCTATATGTCAATAAAATCAGTGCAGTGGATTGTATCTAATACTATACAAGCAGACTTCCACTAGTGTGATGGGACTTCTCCTCTGCAGCCCCCCTGTGCATCTCAAAAATATGCTCCAGAAGGTGTCCCAACCTGGAGCAGATATTTGAAGGTTTATGGGGGCTTCAGATGCAGGAGAGGAAAGAGCAGTTGCATATACCCTCTAACCTTAAAACAATGGTCTGAATTAAAAGAATCATTAAACTATTTCCACGAGCCTAATGGGCACTATCTAATTGTGATCTTCATACTGCAATGAGCTTCTATTTGTGCAAATGTTATTTTCCTGTCCTTTCTTCCTGCCTTCAGCCAAAGAGTCTGCTCTGGAAGGTCAAAGAAACATTTGGAGCTGATTTGGAGGCCAAGTCAGAAGGTGTGTGGGCAGGAGTAGAAGGGAAAGCCCCATCGTGTATGCTGACATGACACTGGATCTTGCTCAAAGTTGTTTCATACTTGTTCTCCTGCCCATAGCAGTCCCCAGTGGGAGGTAAAAATTCCACTGGGCTGCTGGCTCAAGGTCAATCCCTGCCCCCAAATTCAATCATCcagtataaaataaaaaaacattggCTGACAATTCAGCATTTACTTACGTTTTTCTTAGTGTCAGATTCCTCACGGAAGGACTAATCACGGAGGAAGGGGATATCAGTCTATTATTCGAAGAGGGGAGGTCTAGTTGTGAACACTGAGTAAAGGCATTGGGGCATATCTTTGGGGACCTAGAAGGGAAGAAGCCCAACCACCTTGTTAGTTGAGTTAGCCACACCCTGACTCAGAAACAGCTGAGTCAGGATACAAGTATCTCCAGCATACAATATTGTGCACGTCAAGTGTACAGTCAGtaaattacatttatttttttgtaaatgagTACTTCAGGCATGAAGGATTACTTCTAGATGCAAACAAAAGAAGATTTGCACCATGTCCTTAAACAAATTACATGCTTTATGCTACTCGCATTCAAAGAATACATTGCAGGCTGCTTCTGCATTCCCCAAGTTTCAGAACAGCTTGTTGGATGGGGTGAAGAGCTGCTACAAAAAACTCTGGAACATTATGTGGAATTCATGATTTAGCCCTTTGATCAGTTATTATTTTTAGGCTCTAACTATAATTTGATAGTGCTGATGTTCACCCAAGCTTTGCCACAGGAATGAACAAGAATGAGCTGCAGCAAGCCTTAAATTTGATAGCACATCCCCACTGTCCAATCCCAGTGCAGGCTGGAGTTCAGGAGCAGAAGGTTTTGCTTTTGATTACCCACCATTTGCCACATCCTCTGGATCTGGAATTGGGGTTagtcttaaccacagttaaacaCATCAGCTTCAGTAGCTATGGTTTGAAGCTGGCACTGAAAGAGTACAGGGAAGGTGGCTGCTTGGTGCTAAAAGGCAAGGAATTCCATagtataggtgctgccacactaaaatattaatTTCTCACAACTGTGGAATGAATATTACGTGGCACCTTTAACAGTGCCAGTTTCGGTCAAGTGGCATATACGGAGTAAGGTGATGCTGCAAGGAAAACATTCCCAAGCCGTTATGGGCTTTATATAACAACAGTTAAACCTTAAACTTGGCTTGAACAAATCGGCAACTAGTGCAGATCTCTGGGCAGAGGCATTATGTGCTGACAGGGCCTTATTCCTGTCAGCAactatgctgcagcattctgcattaactgcagttcccaggcaaagtgcaagggaagccccacatagagtacaCTGAGGTAATCTAATCTTGAAGTCACCAGTGCTCTCCCAGTCCAGGAACAGCTGAAACAGTCGTACCAAATGCAGCTGGTAAAAGACACTTTTAGCTACTGGGGCTACCTGGGCCTCCAGTGGCAAAGCTGGGTCCACAAGAACCCCCAGACTGCGCATCTGCTCCTTTGGGCATGGGGGTGGACCTCATCCAGGACAGACAACTGACCAATGTTACAGACTGAACAACCAAAAGTGAGAACTCTCAACATCTCCCAGCCATGTGGGAAGAGCGCGCATAAACATGAGGTTCACTGCAGCTCATTCCTGTTCATTCACATTGCGCTCAACCGTGGTTTAGCATGATGTGCGAACACTGCCTGTTTGTTTCCACGCAGCTGCAAATGAAAGAACATCACATGCCTGACAAGGAAGCCAAGATGGGATCCAGGAGACTGTCTGGGACATTTGGGTGATGGCTCTTCCAGCAAGCTATCGCCAATATCTGTTTTTTCTGGCATACTCCGAGAACGCTTTCGCCATTTCTGACAGTTCCCTGTGTAATGAAATTAACACAATTTCTCAtccaaaatcttttttaaaaattaaattaattcaAGTATAATGGTGAACAGTTTCATACCAGTTGATTTGGCAAGGATAGTTCTACATTCTATGCATTCCCAATTTTGCTCCCAACTTGTTAGTGAGGAACATGCCAAGTGAGTTCCACTCGAACCACAATATTGACAGCGCTTTATTTcccatttgctaaaagaaaacaaaaatgcgTTTTAAAAATTAAGACCGTTAAACTTAAAAAAGAGAAGAGTTAACTCAATGTAACTAGTTATGGCTTCACTTTGCATCAGTATATTTCCCAAGATGGGACATAAATTTCAGTTGCAACATATATGTGGTAAAATGGGAGGTGCAAGGTCAAAGATTactaatattattttatatttaatatatttacccTGGCTCTCTTTAGCAAAGGATACAAGATAGCTAGCAATAACAAATaatacacttttaaaaagaatcaaACATAACTCCACAGCTGCAAAAGCACACTGGGCAGGACTCAAATGTTCTATTCCGCTTACAGAACTAGCCATTCAGTTCAACCTAATGGTAACTCAGCTCTACAGATAGTCAAAGTATGCCATCCCCCAATGCCTTCTAGAAAAGCCACCACTTCATTGatggaataaaaataatgataaaaccTTCCTAGTGATGGCATGGGACATGGACCAGGTCCTCTAATGTTGACACACACATAGGATGCATGCTTTCCTGTTTCTTCAGAGTTTCAGATTTCTAACCATGAAGACCTAATGACTGGCAGCATAAAATCAATATGCCAATATCTTATTACAAGGAAACAAAAACTCACCAGGCAATTTAAGTTAAGGATCACTAGTTTTGTTGTCTTAGTATAATTCCATATATAGAATAAGGTGATCAACAGCTACTAACTATAACAGTTATGTTCTACCTCTACAGCTGGCCCTATAGTGGGGCTTCCTATAGACATCTGGGAAAGGCCATTGCAAGAACAGGATggcggactagatgggcctgatccagcaggcacttaTGTGGTCATCATCATGTCCAACTGACTTTGAATTAAATTAATTATGGATGGAAGCAGGACAAGATGACATCCCTATAAACTACAAGCATATTTAACATTCTTTTGTCCAAGGACCACATTTACTAATACCTATCAGGCTCATTGTAGTTTCTTCCATTTTCGCAGAGGCAGATATTGATGTCACAGTGTTGGTAGCACTGAAGAAGGTCCTGGTATGCGTTCTCTTCCAGTTCCCAGGAGGCATCTCTGGAAACATAAAAACTTATTTGAACATTTCAGGCCAACACTGCAGCTTTCCTTGTTTAAATAGTAATATATGATTTTACTATTATCAAGAGAAGATGGAATCTACAGAAAATCAGTAGCTGTTAGATAGACTATGCTTTTGTAATTCAGATCTCCCATCTATCAGAGCAAGCTGATTAACCCCTGGCTTCCTGAACAACCAGCATTTACAAAATTTGGAAAACTTCAAAAAAAGATTTCCCACATCCCTTTCTAGGGTTAAATGTGGCTTTGTATTGTGTGTGTATTGACAAAAATCATTTGTCTCCTAATCTTCGTCTCTTCAGAAATGAGTTGTTAAAATACTTTGCAGTAGCTAAAATGTTCAGTTCTTTCCATCTTGCATCTTATTTTCAACCTTTACTATTAAAACTAATGAAAAACATGTCTCCTGCTCTTAATATAAACCCATGAAAAAAGCAGCTTAATAGAAAAATGATACAAAATAATACACCATAAATTTCAAAAGAGAACTAACCATGTATATCTCACTCTCCTGTTAAATATACCTAGTGGTATACAGCTTTAACTATAAACCTGTACAATagattcttaaaaataaaacaatattttggGAGGTACTTACTTTTCTGGAATATGTAAGCCCATTCTCaacatttcattctgaaatttCTCTTTATTATTACATACTGGGCATCTAAAGAAAAATACCCCTGCACTTAGCGCTTGACACTGGATccaaaagagagaaaaatgatCAGTAAATCAGACAAGATTCTGGATGCTTTTGAAGATGAGGGTACAACACAGTATCTGTAGTAGGCTATACTAATGACAATTTCTTTAATGATCATTATCATTACCattactatatttatttatatcctggctgccccccccccccagcaggccTGTGCAAGTGAAGATCCCAGAGCCCACGCAGGTTCATATGAGAAAGAAAaactttcagatagcttggacctaagctgTGTAGGACCAGCACCttgacttgtgctcggaaacagATTGGTAGCCAGTGGAGCAGTTGTAACATTGCCTGCTATATCCTGTTACTTTTGCAAGTGCTTACTAGTTCTGAGCTTGTAAAGCTTCCAATGCAAAAAGCACATTTACTCCACATTATCAGTAGTTATGGCTAAAGAGTACAGGATGAGTTTGGCAGTTCTATCTTGGTTTCCAACAGAAAGCTGATTTTCCCAAGTACATGCTACTGCATTTGctcatattcattcattttatctTCCACCCCAATCTTACTGATGACATTTAGATTGTAAACTTCtttgaagtaaaggtaaaggtaaaggtacccctgcccgtacgggccagtcttgacagactctggggttgtgcgcccatctcactcaagaggccgggggccagcgctgtccggagacacttccgggtcacgtggccagcgtgacatcgctgccctggcgagccagagccgcacacggaaacgccgtttaccttcccgctagtaagcggtccctatttatctacttgcacctgggggtgctttcgaactgctaggttggcaggcgctgggacccagcagcgggagcgcaccccgccgcggggattcgaactgccgacctttcgatcggcaagccctaggcgctgaggcttttacccacaccgccacccgcgtcccttctttgaAGTAGGGATATGGAAATTTGTTTGTGTACATGCATGCTTATTCTACTACTCTAGGAAACACTGATGCATTATAAAACCTTATAGTTTGCTCCCATGCCAGTTATTATAGAATTTGTGACTCTTATTTCAGTCAGCTTTtagtgcaggggtgggaaaccattTCTCCCTGGTGGGCCAGATCTGTCTTTGCCCTATCACCATGGGTAAGATTTGCCAGGTGGGTGGAGCCATCACCTACCAATCATCTGATGTCGCAGCGATATCAGATAACAAGCCTCTCTAGGAATGTCTGAGTGTGCCTCTATAGCAGGCATgaccaaacttggtcctccaactgttttgggactacaattcccatcatccctgaccactggtcctgttagctagggatgatgggagttgtagttccaaaacagctggagggccaagtttggccatgcctgctctatagAGGCTTCTCAGGTTCATGAAGCAGTTTGCATGGGAAATGTTGCTAAATACGAAGGTCTTTCTTCAGTTTTAGCAGGGGTTTCAATGCAAACCCCTTCTTGATTCTGAAGCAAGGTACACTCCCACTGCTCATCAGCTGATCAGGATCAACTGATGGGGGGGGGTAGGTGTTCATCTTGCTTCAGCAAAGGAATAGTAAGGAACTCACTTTAAAGTTCTTTGCTTGAAGCTGAATTGGTCCCCAACCTGAAATGAAGTCTCCTGGAAGAGGGCAAAGCCGGCTGGCTCCCTGAACAGGAACATTCAATTCTGCAACATTTTTATTGCACGTCCTACTTGAATTAAACTACACAAGTGCTTTCCACCATTGCACAGCAGACTTCTTTTTAGTATTAAAAGGAAGTACTTATATTGTGGTGTTCTGGACATACCTGCAAACAGTCTCTATGAAACCATGCGTTTTTGCAGCACGGACTTGCCAAAATGTTATACGATGGTGCATGTTCAATCAACTCTAAACATATGGTACACTGTGATGATCCTTTAGAGGTTGGGGAACGTTTTTGTGTGGGTCGGTGTTTCCAACAGTATGACCTGAAAAATATGCAGCCACTGCAAGGTTATTATCTGTAAAAGCTTACTGACATTCCAAGCAACAAAGAAACATGGGGCAACTTAAGACCAACAAATTTCTCTTGGTGTAAGCTTTTGTGGGCTGGAATCAACATCAGATATGTAAAGTGGTCACCTAAGTGGATATGTATACACAATATGTACATAGAGAAGGATGTTTTTaagaaccaaaccaaaccaaaccaaaccaaagcaAAGTAAGCCAAATAAGTAAGCAATGAATGAAGTAGAAGTAGAGGTGTTGCATTACTATACACAGCACAAAAGTTCTAGCCAATGGTGATATCTGGTCTCTCAGGATTTGGGAGGTGTGTATGTGGTTGCAAGATgagagaagagcaagagggattcctATTTTTATGCGAGTGGAAATCTGTCATGCAAGTGGGACACCACAACTAGATATCACCcaatttatatattgtatttaaataaCTCCACATTAACAAGAACTTTGGAACTTGCAGCTTTTTGACTCTAGTTTATTTTACTAAAAAAGTTAATGAAAATAACTTACGGAAAATTTTCCCTGAATTGGAAAATGCATCCTCGCTCTACCCCACAAGGAAAGT
The Podarcis muralis chromosome 1, rPodMur119.hap1.1, whole genome shotgun sequence DNA segment above includes these coding regions:
- the G2E3 gene encoding G2/M phase-specific E3 ubiquitin-protein ligase isoform X1, which produces MLGRLFWSGRASGRVRVRPLYGSRSWKENARMSDNIVGCLQKLTCEFCQRADDRPEKYGERRTYEDYNLTVHYYCVLMSSGIWQRGEDEEGFYGFLPEDIQKEINRAARLKCAICKKRGASIGCVASRCKRSYHFPCGVERGCIFQFRENFPSYCWKHRPTQKRSPTSKGSSQCTICLELIEHAPSYNILASPCCKNAWFHRDCLQCQALSAGVFFFRCPVCNNKEKFQNEMLRMGLHIPEKDASWELEENAYQDLLQCYQHCDINICLCENGRNYNEPDSKWEIKRCQYCGSSGTHLACSSLTSWEQNWECIECRTILAKSTGNCQKWRKRSRSMPEKTDIGDSLLEEPSPKCPRQSPGSHLGFLVRSPKICPNAFTQCSQLDLPSSNNRLISPSSVISPSVRNLTLRKTQLVVQQRKVSNILRELRSQINTKRTRLNINRRNIWDSALKGFQKRSFNPANTIEVKYINCRTKTHMDSSKGDFFLLLIRHLQNSSLFEGDSSKILSFDSQALKDNLYYEAGKMIAVSLVHGGPSPSFFSKTLFDCLVYGTENVKPTIEDVADVTVLQTIEKIKSARTLNSLESAISDCSEYLAIAGCLKPVTALHDKNVLVNEILNYHVIKRTLLPFESFRQGLKTLGVLEKMQMNPDAFCSILCHKPEKLTAKLLGDLFAIHCVPGADKARSLDFWMGYLQETEGGESAVTLEDILVFATGIRDIPPIGFDPEPAVKFLHIKYPVGKRHLNCLELPITKSYEKFKRIMDCTIRSTLRLESEVH
- the G2E3 gene encoding G2/M phase-specific E3 ubiquitin-protein ligase isoform X3, with product MSDNIVGCLQKLTCEFCQRADDRPEKYGERRTYEDYNLTVHYYCVLMSSGIWQRGEDEEGFYGFLPEDIQKEINRAARLKCAICKKRGASIGCVASRCKRSYHFPCGVERGCIFQFRENFPSYCWKHRPTQKRSPTSKGSSQCTICLELIEHAPSYNILASPCCKNAWFHRDCLQCQALSAGVFFFRCPVCNNKEKFQNEMLRMGLHIPEKDASWELEENAYQDLLQCYQHCDINICLCENGRNYNEPDSKWEIKRCQYCGSSGTHLACSSLTSWEQNWECIECRTILAKSTGNCQKWRKRSRSMPEKTDIGDSLLEEPSPKCPRQSPGSHLGFLVRSPKICPNAFTQCSQLDLPSSNNRLISPSSVISPSVRNLTLRKTQLVVQQRKVSNILRELRSQINTKRTRLNINRRNIWDSALKGFQKRSFNPANTIEVKYINCRTKTHMDSSKGDFFLLLIRHLQNSSLFEGDSSKILSFDSQALKDNLYYEAGKMIAVSLVHGGPSPSFFSKTLFDCLVYGTENVKPTIEDVADVTVLQTIEKIKSARTLNSLESAISDCSEYLAIAGCLKPVTALHDKNVLVNEILNYHVIKRTLLPFESFRQGLKTLGVLEKMQMNPDAFCSILCHKPEKLTAKLLGDLFAIHCVPGADKARSLDFWMGYLQETEGGESAVTLEDILVFATGIRDIPPIGFDPEPAVKFLHIKYPVGKRHLNCLELPITKSYEKFKRIMDCTIRSTLRLESEVH
- the G2E3 gene encoding G2/M phase-specific E3 ubiquitin-protein ligase isoform X2, which translates into the protein MPLDIIEKRIFFQESWKENARMSDNIVGCLQKLTCEFCQRADDRPEKYGERRTYEDYNLTVHYYCVLMSSGIWQRGEDEEGFYGFLPEDIQKEINRAARLKCAICKKRGASIGCVASRCKRSYHFPCGVERGCIFQFRENFPSYCWKHRPTQKRSPTSKGSSQCTICLELIEHAPSYNILASPCCKNAWFHRDCLQCQALSAGVFFFRCPVCNNKEKFQNEMLRMGLHIPEKDASWELEENAYQDLLQCYQHCDINICLCENGRNYNEPDSKWEIKRCQYCGSSGTHLACSSLTSWEQNWECIECRTILAKSTGNCQKWRKRSRSMPEKTDIGDSLLEEPSPKCPRQSPGSHLGFLVRSPKICPNAFTQCSQLDLPSSNNRLISPSSVISPSVRNLTLRKTQLVVQQRKVSNILRELRSQINTKRTRLNINRRNIWDSALKGFQKRSFNPANTIEVKYINCRTKTHMDSSKGDFFLLLIRHLQNSSLFEGDSSKILSFDSQALKDNLYYEAGKMIAVSLVHGGPSPSFFSKTLFDCLVYGTENVKPTIEDVADVTVLQTIEKIKSARTLNSLESAISDCSEYLAIAGCLKPVTALHDKNVLVNEILNYHVIKRTLLPFESFRQGLKTLGVLEKMQMNPDAFCSILCHKPEKLTAKLLGDLFAIHCVPGADKARSLDFWMGYLQETEGGESAVTLEDILVFATGIRDIPPIGFDPEPAVKFLHIKYPVGKRHLNCLELPITKSYEKFKRIMDCTIRSTLRLESEVH